In the genome of Vicia villosa cultivar HV-30 ecotype Madison, WI linkage group LG7, Vvil1.0, whole genome shotgun sequence, one region contains:
- the LOC131616377 gene encoding uncharacterized protein LOC131616377 has translation MDSSSSSSLKFNDKWIYDVFVSYLGKDTGQNFVSHLQTALTIAGITTCINYRIGNGTELGPELSRAIGWSRISILVFSRNYTQSSWCLNELQKVMECHRTGDQAVVPVFYDVDPSVVRLQNGGFGKDLRATAKRISAKGKMEHVLSSWRKALTEAANLLGWDATKYRYKDELVQRIVEDVLRKLNRGLLNITKFPVGLHAHVQQVIQFIENQSSKVCLIGIWGMGGLGKTTTARAVYNQIHYKFDDLSFIENIREVCTKGDGEIIHLQEQPLSNVLETNEKIHTTYGISTTEKRFIGKKVLIVLDDVSTFGQVEALCGNRKCYGLGSVLIVTTRDKRILNLLKVDRVFSIEEMDTSKSLELFCWHAFRQPSPIEDFRELSKNVVAYCGGLPVALEVLGSSLYERTEKEWISVLSKLKRTPNDRVQEKLRISYDSLKDDMTKDIFLDICCFFIGKDKGDVTEILNNYGLYADVGIAMLVECSLLKVEKNDKLGMHDLIRDMGREIVRGSSQKEPGKRSRLWLHEDVHDVLTTKSGTEAIQGLVLKSERTGRIRFSTDSFKEMKKLRLLELDRVDLTGDYGNLSKELRWVHWQGFSLNYIPDEFYQGNLVVIDLKFSNIKKVWNKTQVLVNLKILNLSHSRYLNRGPDFSKLPNLEKLIMMDCPSLSKIHPSIGDLNNLLLINLKDCTGLSHLPKKIYQLKSLETLILSGCSKLDKLEEDIVQLESLTTLIAKGTSVKHVPYSILRLKSIGYISLCGHEGLSREIFPSLISSWMSPTMNSLPQISPFRNITYYLASIAVQKNNPGFLSPTVSSLLRLRTFGVQFRSKIELTQELRRILDDQYDIRFTKVETSQFSNLSLRSLLIGMGSFHKVIDTLSKSILQGLTTKDSGEYFLPGDNYPSWLVYKGEGPSVKFQVPEDSDYCMKGITLCAVYSSTSENMATECLTSVSIINYNKFTVHIYKRDTIMSFNDEDWKNVASNLGPGDNVEIFVAFGHGLIVKKVAVYLLYYQSIDMDVSANEKDGLMNDVGPMFKGGLWSCDYKKDMDETSKRYQEILNQSENAVEIEVLGNDVDVNKRLASAAFHEYGQIYDVMDELEKLKNSVECIRFELLDAQEKQEQYCAAQSWIRSLEDVLHLADDLLDEFIIEGMRYKVNAGDKKKMSRVFRSLSSNHTYLRRTLVPKFKKIKKMFDDMVEEMAKLNLGPKAAVVKHTDSLRNKSVSFLLESDIIGREDEKKEIINLLRQPRRNISSIAIVGMGGIGKTALAQFVYNDVEVQNHFEKKMWVCVSPNFDVKTIVKKMLESLTDSKIDDKLSIEYIQHKLHENLAGERYLLVLDNIWNASHEKWTQLRTYLMCGAEDSKVLMTTRDGSLAERLEASDLYFLSGLTLDVSWSILKKMIFRNETDGVDQKLESIGIQIAEECMGHPLLIRTLGGLLQSKSEEMEWIDVLREVFLELGEHRESIIPHILKMSYQSLSPRLRQCFAYCSLFPKDWEIEKDLLIQLWMAQGYLQCSDEKEIMEDTGEEFVKIFLMRSFFQDVKVGEDGEIVSFKMHDLMHDLAIAAAGNDCCYLDSETNSCVQRPMHVSLEPNAVHLLDSFDGSRLRTLILLSSNEEELNEDKLSVISKFKQLRVLKLSNCSLSKSSRSIGKMKHLRYLNLSNCRGLGSLYKSLSSLVLLQTLTLTPNEKVELFTKVVSKLINLRHLHISDWEASRDRTPFGFVQLSIWQHKRMNISNWLSPLTNIVEISFFLCGSLQFLPPLERLPFLKSLHIGFLEELEYIYYEQDFSSVFFPSLKSLSLQFCYKLRGWRKMGDDFNNTNSSQNLSLPTFPRLSQLSIIGCLKLTCMPAFPSLENGLEWYDSSVETLVATLNNETLNGFPALSMLKSLHIDGVSLDVKSIPSDWMKNLTSLQFLHINWFSPQTFRDTEAWFENNSECLPCLQIIGFHNCEEIEVLPDWICNLSSLQHLKMHDCINLASLPNRMSSLTNLQTLEIIGCPLLVEECQKQTGETWDKICDTPLKHMYEWRGKKGNREEGVRIERRDDEVGGKITNYLGGSKRVEEGIEEISEHTQKRIKGNLTYGVRHSRSNLVAEQSDSESLLL, from the exons AtggattcttcttcatcatcatccttaAAATTCAATGATAAATGGATCTACGACGTGTTCGTCAGCTATTTAGGGAAAGACACGGGTCAGAATTTCGTTTCACATCTACAAACTGCACTCACAATTGCAGGAATTACCACTTGTATCAACTATCGGATTGGAAATGGAACCGAGCTGGGACCAGAACTTTCACGAGCAATAGGATGGTCTCGTATATCTATCCTTGTTTTCTCCCGAAACTACACTCAATCTAGTTGGTGTCTTAACGAACTTCAAAAAGTCATGGAATGCCACAGAACTGGTGACCAGGCTGTTGTCCCTGTGTTTTATGATGTTGATCCATCGGTTGTACGCCTCCAGAATGGTGGTTTTGGAAAAGATTTGAGAGCCACCGCAAAAAGAATCTCAGCAAAGGGAAAGATGGAACATGTGCTGTCTAGTTGGAGGAAGGCACTCACCGAAGCTGCTAATTTGTTAGGTTGGGATGCCACCAAGTACAG GTATAAAGATGAACTAGTGCAGCGAATTGTTGAGGATGTTTTGAGAAAGCTAAACAGGGGATTATTGAATATTACCAAATTTCCAGTTGGATTGCATGCCCATGTGCAACAAGTGATACAGTTTATTGAAAATCAGTCAAGCAAAGTTTGTTTGATAGGGATCTGGGGTATGGGTGGATTGGGTAAAACAACAACAGCCAGAGCTGTCTACAACCAAATTCATTACAAATTTGATGACCTGAGCTTCATTGAAAATATTAGAGAAGTTTGTACAAAAGGTGACGGAGAGATTATTCATTTACAAGAACAGCCTCTTTCAAATGTCTTGGAAACAAATGAGAAGATACATACTACATATGGGATATCCACAACTGAGAAAAGATTTATAGGGAAAAAGGTACTCATTGTACTCGATGATGTGAGCACATTTGGTCAAGTAGAAGCCCTGTGTGGAAACCGTAAATGTTATGGTCTAGGAAGTGTATTGATTGTCACCACCAGGGATAAGCGCATACTTAATTTACTTAAAGTTGACCGTGTATTTAGTATAGAGGAAATGGACACAAGCAAGTCCCTTGAGCTTTTCTGTTGGCATGCTTTCAGACAACCCAGTCCAATAGAAGACTTCCGTGAGCTCTCAAAGAACGTAGTTGCTTATTGTGGAGGATTACCGGTTGCTCTTGAAGTCCTTGGTTCTTCCTTATATGAGAGAACAGAAAAAGAATGGATAAGTGTACTGTCAAAACTAAAGAGAACTCCAAATGATCGAGTGCAAGAAAAATTGAGAATAAGTTATGATAGTTTGAAGGATGATATGACAAAGGATATATTTCTTGACATATGTTGTTTCTTTATCGGCAAGGATAAAGGCGATGTTACAGAGATATTAAATAACTATGGACTTTATGCTGATGTTGGCATAGCCATGCTCGTAGAGTGCAGCCTCCTAAAAGTTGAGAAGAATGACAAGCTTGGAATGCATGATTTAATAAGAGACATGGGAAGAGAAATTGTTCGCGGAAGTTCACAAAAAGAACCTGGGAAGCGGAGTCGGTTGTGGCTTCACGAGGATGTACATGATGTTTTGACCACAAAATCT GGAACAGAAGCTATACAGGGATTGGTTTTGAAGTCGGAAAGAACTGGCAGAATTCGCTTCAGTACGGATTCTTTCAAGGAGATGAAGAAACTCAGACTTCTAGAACTTGATCGCGTTGACCTCACTGGAGATTATGGCAACCTTTCTAAAGAACTAAGATGGGTCCACTGGCAAGGATTTAGCTTGAACTATATACCTGATGAATTTTATCAAGGAAATCTAGTTGTTATCGACTTAAAATTCAGCAATATTAAAAAAGTTTGGAATAAAACCCAG GTGCTAGTGAATCTAAAAATTCTCAATCTCAGTCATTCGAGATACTTGAACAGAGGTCCGGACTTttcaaaattaccaaatcttgaaaaGCTCATTATGATGGATTGTCCATCTTTGTCCAAAATACACCCATCCATTGGAGATCTCAATAATCTTCTTCTAATAAATTTGAAGGACTGTACAGGTCTTAGCCATCTTCCAAAGAAGATCTATCAACTGAAATCTTTGGAAACTCTCATCCTTTCTGGTTGTTCGAAGCTTGACAAGTTGGAAGAAGACATAGTGCAATTGGAATCCTTGACAACGCTGATTGCCAAAGGTACATCTGTAAAACATGTTCCCTATTCAATACTAAGATTGAAAAGCATTGGATATATATCCCTGTGTGGACATGAAGGATTATCACGCGAAATTTTTCCTTCTCTCATCTCGTCTTGGATGTCACCAACCATGAACTCTCTTCCCCAAATTTCCCCATTTAGGAACATTACATATTATCTAGCTTCTATCGCTGTACAGAAAAATAACCCTGGCTTTTTATCACCAACGGTTAGCAGCCTTTTACGACTGAGAACTTTTGGGGTACAATTCCGCTCAAAGATTGAACTTACTCAAGAATTACGAAGAATTCTTGATGATCAATATGATATTAGATTTACCAAAGTAGAAACATCACAATTCTCAAATCTATCCTTGAGATCACTTTTGATTGGAATGGGAAGTTTCCACAAAGTCATCGATACTCTAAGCAAGAGCATATTACAG GGATTAACAACCAAAGATTCGGGTGAATATTTCCTTCCCGGGGACAATTATCCTTCTTGGTTAGTCTATAAGGGTGAAGGACCTTCAGTAAAGTTTCAAGTGCCTGAGGATAGTGATTACTGTATGAAGGGAATAACTTTATGCGCTGTTTATTCATCAACATCTGAAAACATGGCAACTGAATGTCTCACAAGTGTTTCTATAATTAATTACAATAAATTCACTGTTCATATATACAAGCGAGATACAATAATGTCCTTTAATGATGAAGATTGGAAGAACGTAGCATCAAATCTAGGACCTGGTGACAATGTGGAGATATTTGTAGCTTTTGGGCATGGGTTGATTGTTAAGAAGGTAGCTGTCTATCTATTATATTACCAGTCAATTGATATGGATGTTTCTGCAAATGAGAAAGATggtttgatgaatgatgttggtCCTATGTTCAAAGGTGGTTTGTGGAGTTGTGATTATAAAAAAGATATGGATGAAACAAGTAAAAGATACCAGGAAATTCTGAATCAATCAGAGAATGCTGTTGAGATAGAGGTTTTGGGAAATGATGTTGACGTCAATAAAAG GTTGGCTTCTGCAGCCTTTCATGAATATGGACAGATTTATGATGTTATGGATGAGTTGGAAAAACTTAAGAACTCTGTTGAATGCATTAGATTTGAGCTCCTTGATGCACAGGAGAAACAAGAACAATATTGTGCTGCGCAAAGTTGGATAAGAAGTCTCGAAGATGTGCTTCATCTTGCAGATGACTTACTAGATGAGTTTATTATTGAAGGTATGAGATACAAAGTGAATGCAGGTGATAAGAAAAAGATGTCACGGGTATTTCGTTCATTATCTTCAAATCATACTTATCTTCGCCGAACACTGGTTcctaaattcaaaaaaataaaaaaaatgtttgatGATATGGTGGAAGAAATGGCTAAGTTGAATTTAGGCCCAAAAGCTGCGGTGGTTAAGCACACTGACAGCTTAAGGAACAAATCTGTTTCTTTTTTGTTAGAATCGGATATCATTGGAAGAGAAGATGAGAAAAAGGAAATTATAAATCTCTTGAGGCAACCACGTAGAAATATATCATCAATTGCTATTGTTGGTATGGGAGGTATAGGCAAGACAGCTCTTGCTCAGTTCGTATATAATGATGTGGAAGTGcaaaatcattttgaaaaaaaaatgtggGTATGTGTATCTCCTAACTTTGATGTCAAGACTATTGTGAAGAAAATGTTGGAGTCATTAACCGATAGCAAAATTGATGATAAGTTATCCATTGAATACATACAACATAAACTTCATGAAAATTTAGCTGGTGAAAGATATTTGTTAGTCTTGGATAACATTTGGAATGCTAGTCATGAAAAATGGACTCAATTGAGAACTTATTTAATGTGTGGTGCTGAAGACAGTAAGGTTTTAATGACAACTCGTGATGGCAGTCTTGCAGAAAGACTGGAAGCAAGCGACCTCTATTTTTTGAGTGGTTTGACTCTAGATGTATCTTGGAGTATTTTAAAGAAAATGATATTTAGGAATGAAACCGATGGAGTGGATCAAAAACTTGAATCAATTGGTATACAAATAGCCGAAGAGTGCATGGGACATCCACTATTGATTCGAACACTGGGAGGCCTATTACAGAGTAAAAGTGAAGAAATGGAATGGATCGATGTCTTACGAGAAGTGTTTTTGGAATTAGGCGAACACAGAGAAAGCATCATACCCCACATCCTGAAAATGAGTTACCAAAGTTTGTCACCTCGGTTAAGACAATGTTTTGCTTATTGCTCTTTATTTCCCAAGGATTGGGAAATCGAGAAGGATCTATTGATTCAACTTTGGATGGCACAGGGTTATCTTCAATGCTCAGATGAAAAGGAAATCATGGAAGACACTGGTGAAGAATTTGTGAAGATTTTCTTGATGAGGTCATTTTTCCAAGATGTCAAAGTGGGCGAAGATGGTGAAATAGTTAGTTTCAAAATGCATGATTTAATGCATGACCTTGCAATAGCAGCAGCTGGCAATGATTGTTGTTACTTGGACAGTGAGACAAATAGCTGTGTACAAAGACCCATGCATGTATCGTTGGAGCCCAATGCAGTTCATTTGTTGGACTCATTTGATGGAAGCAGGTTGCGAACTTTGATTTTGCTGTCTTCCAATGAGGAAGAATTGAATGAGGATAAATTGTCagtaatttcaaaattcaaacagtTGCGTGTCTTAAAGCTGTCGAATTGTTCTTTAAGCAAGTCTTCTAGATCAATTGGAAAAATGAAACATTTAAGATATCTTAACTTGTCAAATTGTAGAGGACTGGGAAGTCTTTACAAATCCTTAAGCAGCCTTGTTTTGTTACAAACACTAACATTGACACCTAATGAAAAAGTGGAGCTTTTTACAAAGGTTGTATCAAAATTGATCAATTTGAGACACCTCCACATCTCTGATTGGGAAGCCTCCAGAGACAGGACACCATTTGGATTTGTACAATTGAGCATTTGGCAACATAAGAGGATGAATATTTCAAATTGGCTTTCTCCACTGACAAATATTGTTGAAATATCTTTCTTTTTGTGTGGAAGTCTCCAGTTTCTCCCACCGTTGGAGCGTCTCCCGTTCCTTAAGTCACTTCATATAGGTTTCCTTGAAGAACTGGAGTACATATATTATGAACAAGATTTTTCTTCAGTGTTCTTTCCATCTCTAAAGAGCCTCTCTTTGCAGTTTTGTTACAAGTTGAGGGGATGGAGGAAGATGGGAGATGATTTCAATAATACTAACTCTTCACAAAATCTCTCCTTGCCTACCTTTCCTCGTCTGTCTCAATTATCAATCATAGGATGTCTGAAGTTGACTTGCATGCCTGCCTTCCCAAGTCTTGAAAACGGATTGGAATGGTATGATAGTAGTGTGGAAACATTGGTAGCAACACTGAACAACGAAACATTGAATGGCTTCCCTGCTCTTTCCATGCTCAAATCCTTGCATATTGATGGAGTAAGCCTGGATGTGAAAAGTATCCCGAGTGATTGGATGAAAAACCTCACTTCTCTCCAGTTTCTTCATATTAATTGGTTTTCACCTCAAACGTTCCGGGATACAGAAGCTTGGTTTGAGAACAACTCCGAGTGTCTTCCTTGTCTACAAATAATTGGCTTTCATAATTGTGAAGAGATAGAGGTACTGCCTGATTGGATCTGCAACCTCTCATCGCTTCAGCATCTGAAGATGCATGATTGCATAAATTTGGCATCACTGCCCAATAGAATGTCCAGTCTAACCAACTTACAGACCCTAGAAATCATTGGATGTCCCCTCTTAGTTGAAGAATGCCAGAAACAAACGGGTGAAACTTGGGACAAAATTTGTGATACGCCTTTAAAACATATGTATGAGTGGAGGGGGAAAAAGGGAAATAGGGAGGAAGGAGTAAGAATTGAAAGGAGGGATGATGAAGTGGGAGGGAAAATAACTAATTACTTAGGGGGAAGTAAGAGAGTGGAGGAAGGGATTGAAGAAATCAGTGAACACACACAGAAGAGAATAAAGGGAAACCTGACGTATGGTGTGAGGCATTCTAGAAGCAATTTGGTGGCTGAGCAGTCAGACTCAGAGTCATTGTTATTATGA
- the LOC131616378 gene encoding disease resistance protein RUN1-like has product MLPPSSSSNPQLMHDVFLNFRGEDTRTSFVSHLDAALSNAGINTYIDRQLPKGTELGSELSRAIRMSHISIVVFSKRYTESSWCLYELKEIMSCHRTNGQLVVPIFFDIDPSVVRHQNGEFGDSLRATAEKIYFDFAGERMEYVLSSWRNVLTQAANLSGWHIPKCSNESELVQQIVEDVLEKLGSAFLSITEFPVGLESHVRNATDFIENQLKKVCVIGIWGMGGSGKTTTAKAIYNQIHRKFVDRSFIENVREVCKKEIRGIIHLQQQLLSDIMNTKEKIRSTALGTSMIRKRFQGKKVLVVLDDVTTFEQLKALCADSKLFGPGSVLIVTTRDARLLKGVNHVCTLKEMDEKESLELFSWHAFRQPSPIKDFRKLSRNVVAYCGGLPLALEVIGSYLSERTKQEWKCVLSKLERIPNDQVQEKLRVSYDGLKDDMEKDIFLDICFFFIGKDRAYVTEILTGCGLHAGIGITLLVERSLVKIEKNNKLGMHDLIRDMGREIVRNSSAKDPGKRSRLWFHQDVHEILTKNSGTETVEGLVLKLQGTNRVCFSANSFKEMKNLRLLQLDSVDLAGDYGCLSKELRWICWQEFTFNRIPDEFYLGNLVVIELKHSSIKQVWNETKLLGNLKILNLSHSKYLKSTPDFSKSPNLEKLIMKDCPKLSEVHQSIGDLNNLLLINLKDCTNLSDLPRKIYQLKSLKTLILSGCSKIDKLDEDIVQMESLTTLIAKDTAIKEVPYSIVRSKSIGYISLCGYEGLTRDFFPSLIWSWTSPTMNCLPQISPFGNMALTLTSINVQNNNLGFLSPMIKSFSQLRTVWVQCHSKIQLTQELRRILDDQYDVSRTELEASQISNLSLRSLLIGMGSCHTVMDTLCKSISQGLTANDSNNFSLPGCNFPSWLAYTGEGHSAQFQVPKDIDCHVKGIVLCVVYSSTSENMGAECLTSILIVNYTKCIVQIYKRDTIMSFNDEDWKNVASNLEPGDDVEIFVAFGRGIIVKETAVFTIYGLPITTEFEQSTITEVDSSTNMEMEPSEENSLPPSLKVNMQSPANVTVEASADAKSNPSPKVKVESSSSIMKIEPTSKSNKRRQFARLAKRMGACLCLTQHRDKGLNNLL; this is encoded by the exons ATGttaccaccatcttcatcttccaaCCCTCAATTGATGCACGACGTATtcctcaacttcagaggggaagATACTCGTACCAGCTTTGTTTCTCATCTCGACGCAGCCCTCTCAAATGCAGGAATCAACACTTACATTGACCGTCAGCTTCCCAAGGGAACCGAGTTGGGATCAGAACTATCGAGGGCAATACGAATGTCTCATATATCTATTGTTGTTTTCTCCAAAAGATATACAGAATCCAGTTGGTGTCTTTACGAACTCAAAGAGATAATGAGTTGCCATAGAACTAATGGTCAGTTGGTTGTCCCTATATTTTTTGATATTGACCCTTCCGTTGTGCGCCACCAGAATGGTGAATTCGGAGATAGTTTGAGAGCTACCGCAGAAAAAATATACTTTGACTTTGCAGGGGAAAGGATGGAATATGTACTCTCTAGTTGGAGGAATGTGCTCACTCAAGCTGCTAATTTGTCTGGTTGGCATATCCCCAAATGCAG CAATGAAAGTGAACTAGTGCAGCAGATTGTTGAGGATGTTTTGGAAAAACTAGGCAGCGCATTTTTGTCTATTACCGAATTTCCAGTTGGATTAGAATCCCATGTGCGAAATGCGACAGACTTTATTGAAAATCAACTAAAGAAGGTTTGTGTGATAGGGATTTGGGGGATGGGCGGATCTGGTAAGACTACCACAGCCAAAGCCATCTACAATCAAATTCACCGCAAATTTGTGGATAGAAGTTTCATTGAAAATGTTAGAGAAGTTTGTAAAAAGGAAATTAGAGGGATTATTCATTTACAACAACAACTTCTTTCAGATATCATGAACACAAAGGAGAAGATACGTAGCACTGCGTTGGGGACGAGTATGATCAGGAAAAGATTTCAGGGGAAAAAAGTACTTGTTGTTCTTGATGACGTGACCACATTTGAACAGCTAAAAGCGCTATGTGCAGATTCAAAATTGTTTGGTCCGGGAAGTGTATTAATTGTTACAACCAGAGATGCTCGCCTGCTTAAAGGCGTTAATCATGTTTGTACTCTGAAAGAAATGGACGAAAAAGAGTCCCTTGAGCTTTTCAGTTGGCACGCTTTTAGACAGCCGAGTCCAATAAAAGACTTCCGCAAACTCTCGAGAAACGTAGTTGCTTATTGTGGAGGATTACCACTGGCTCTCGAAGTCATTGGTTCTTACTTAAGTGAGAGGACAAAACAAGAATGGAAATGTGTACTCTCGAAATTAGAGAGAATTCCCAATGATCAAGTGCAAGAGAAACTGAGAGTAAGCTATGATGGTTTAAAGGATGATATGGAAAAGGATATATTTCTTGATATATGTTTTTTCTTTATCGGCAAGGACAGAGCCTATGTTACGGAGATACTAACTGGTTGTGGACTTCATGCTGGTATTGGAATAACTCTTCTTGTAGAGCGGAGCCTTGTAAAAATTGAAAAGAATAACAAGCTTGGAATGCATGATTTAATTAGAGACATGGGAAGAGAAATTGTTCGTAATAGTTCAGCAAAAGATCCTGGAAAGCGTAGTCGGTTATGGTTTCACCAGGATGTACAtgaaattttgaccaaaaattcG GGAACAGAAACTGTTGAGGGGTTGGTTTTGAAGTTGCAAGGAACCAACAGAGTTTGCTTCAGTGCTAATTCTTTCAAGGAGATGAAGAATCTGAGACTTCTACAACTTGATAGCGTTGACCTCGCTGGAGATTACGGGTGTCTTTCTAAAGAACTTAGATGGATCTGTTGGCAAGAATTTACCTTCAACCGAATACCAGATGAATTTTATTTGGGAAATCTAGTTGTTATCGAGTTAAAACACAGCAGTATCAAACAAGTTTGGAATGAAACCAAG TTGCTGGGGAACCTAAAAATTCTTAATCTTAGTCATTCCAAGTACTTGAAAAGCACTCCTGACTTTTCCAAATCACCAAATCTAGAAAAGCTCATCATGAAGGATTGTCCAAAATTGTCTGAGGTACACCAATCCATTGGAGATCTCAATAACCTTCTTCTGATAAATTTGAAGGACTGTACAAATCTTAGCGATCTTCCAAGAAAGATCTATCAATTGAAGTCTTTGAAAACTCTCATCCTTTCCGGTTGTTCAAAAATTGACAAGTTGGATGAAGACATAGTGCAAATGGAATCCTTGACAACACTGATCGCAAAAGATACAGCTATAAAAGAGGTTCCTTATTCAATAGTAAGATCGAAAAGTATAGGATATATATCCCTATGTGGCTATGAAGGATTAACACGCGATTTTTTTCCTTCTCTCATTTGGTCTTGGACGTCTCCAACAATGAATTGTCTACCTCAAATTTCCCCATTTGGTAACATGGCTTTGACTCTAACTTCCATCAATGTACAAAATAATAACTTGGGCTTTCTATCACCAATGATTAAGAGCTTTTCACAACTCAGAACTGTTTGGGTGCAATGCCACTCAAAGATTCAGCTAACTCAAGAATTACGAAGAATTCTTGATGATCAATATGATGTTAGCCGTACTGAGTTGGAAGCATCACAAATCTCGAATCTTTCCTTGAGATCGCTTTTGATTGGAATGGGAAGTTGCCACACAGTCATGGATACTCTTTGCAAGAGCATATCACAG GGATTGACAGCCAATGATTCGAACAATTTCTCCCTTCCTGGTTGCAATTTTCCCTCTTGGCTAGCCTATACAGGCGAAGGACATTCAGCACAATTTCAAGTTCCTAAGGATATTGATTGTCACGTGAAGGGAATAGTTTTATGTGTTGTTTATTCATCAACATCTGAAAACATGGGAGCTGAATGTCTTACTAGTATCTTGATTGTTAATTACACAAAATGCATCGTTCAGATATACAAGCGTGACACAATAATGTCTTTTAATGATGAAGATTGGAAGAATGTAGCATCAAATCTAGAACCCGGTGACGACGTGGAGATCTTTGTAGCTTTTGGCCGGGGAATAATTGTTAAGGAGACCGCTGTCTTTACGATATATGGCCTGCCAATAACTACAGAATTTGAGCAGTCAACTATTACGGAAGTTGATTCATCAACTAACATGGAAATGGAACCATCAGAGGAAAACAGCTTGCCTCCATCACTTAAAGTGAACATGCAATCACCAGCTAATGTGACAGTGGAGGCATCAGCTGATGCTAAATCGAATCCGTCACCTAAAGTGAAGGTTGAGTCGTCATCATCTATCATGAAAATAGAGCCAACATCAAAGTCCAATAAAAGGAGACAATTTGCAAGACTTGCAAAAAGAATGGGTGCATGTTTATGCTTGACTCAGCATAGAGATAAAGGTTTGAACAATTTGTTATAG
- the LOC131616390 gene encoding DNA-directed RNA polymerase II subunit 4 — protein MSGEEEENAAELKIGDEFLKAKCLMNCEVSLILEHKYEQLQQSSDDAVNQVSQVFEKSLQYVKRFSRYKNPDAVRQVREILARYQLAEFELCVLGNLCPETVEEAIAMVPSIKTRGRAQDDEAIEKMLNDLSLIKKFE, from the exons ATGTCTGGCGAAGAGGAGGAAAACGCCGCCGAGCTCAAAATCGGAGACG AGtttttgaaagcaaagtgctTGATGAACTGTGAAGTTTCATTAATTCTGGAGCACAAATATGAGCAACTTCAGCAATCATCTGATGATGCCGTCAATCAAGTTTCTCA GGTATTCGAAAAGTCATTGCAGTATGTAAAGCGTTTCAGCCGCTACAAAAATCCTGATGCTGTTAGACAAGTTCGAGA AATTCTGGCAAGATATCAGTTGGCCGAGTTTGAG CTGTGTGTCCTAGGCAATCTTTGCCCAGAAACTGTGGAGGAAGCTATTGCTATGGTTCCATCTATTAAG ACAAGAGGGCGTGCTCAGGATGACGAAGCAATTGAGAAGATGTTAAATGACTTATCACTGATTAAGAAATTTGAATAA
- the LOC131616392 gene encoding E3 ubiquitin-protein ligase CHIP-like, with protein MPPNPAEVKRAELLRNDGNNYFKKNRFGAAIDAYTQAITFCPNIPVYYTNRALCHLKRNEWERVEEDSRRAIQLDSNSVKAHYMLGLALLQKQELPKGIKELEKALNLGRGANPQGYMVEEIWQALAKAKYREWERASSQRSWDLQNLKEACVSAIKEKQYLGAISESEGFIDDDATSYLKHLEAIERVFNKAAEDDIPAEIPDHLCCRITLDIFHDPVITPSGLTYERAVLLDHLQKVGGFDPITREKLDPSQLVPNLAIKEAVHEFLDKHGWAYKID; from the exons ATGCCGCCAAACCCTGCGGAGGTGAAACGAGCGGAGCTTTTGAGAAATGACGGGAACAATTACTTCAAGAAAAACCGTTTTGGAGCAGCAATCGATGCTTACACTCAG GCGATAACGTTTTGCCCTAACATTCCGGTTTATTATACCAATCGTGCTCTGTGCCATCTCAAGCGCAA TGAATGGGAGAGGGTTGAGGAAGACTCTAGAAGAGCAATTCAGCTGGACAGCAATTCGGTTAAG GCGCACTATATGTTGGGACTTGCGTTGCTACAGAAACAAGAGCTTCCGAAAGGAATCAAAGAATTGGAAAAG GCTTTGAATCTTGGGAGAGGTGCCAATCCACAAGGTTATATGGTAGAAGAAATATGGCAAGCGCTTGCAAAAGCAAAATACAGAGAGTGGGAACGTGCTTCATCCCAGCGATCTTGGGATTTGCAGaacttgaa AGAAGCCTGTGTGTCTGCTATAAAGGAAAAACAATATCTCGGAGCTATCTCTGAGTCAGAAGGATTTATAGATGATGATGCTACTTCCTATTTGAAACATTTGGAGGCTATTGAAAGAGTTTTCAATAAAGCTGCAGAAGACGATATACCAGCTGAG ATTCCAGATCATCTATGCTGTAGAATAACACTTGATATTTTTCATGATCCTGTAATCACTCCAAGTGGACTTACATATGAGAGGGCAGTGCTTCTTGATCATCTTCAGAAG GTGGGTGGTTTTGATCCAATCACAAGGGAGAAACTTGATCCATCACAACTAGTACCAAACTTGGCCATTAAGGAAGCAGTCCATGAGTTTTTGGACAAACATGGGTGGGCTTACAAGATAGATTAA